A section of the Pimelobacter simplex genome encodes:
- a CDS encoding MCE family protein: protein MARVKRRFPTSFAERNRIVIAIIGLVALAATFFLTFNAEGLPVIGGGDKHQAYLAETAGLRAGDEVRVAGVKVGKVTDVELDRDRVLVTFRVKGVRLGEESTAGVKIKTLLGKKFLSIDPQGTGELEDPIALDHTTTPYDVQAAFSQLSENLGEIDTDQMEDALQTMGEVLADTPESVRGTVSGLTRLSETISSRDDELARLFKATDGVTGTLATRNAEIGKLIDDGDLLLEELANRREAIRRMFKATRTLGIELAGVVRDNEAQLRPALEKLDQVADMLQRNQRHLNDAIAVLGPYYRMLTAAMGNGRWVDSYICGLFDAQDAPVLDKDVVRDCRPGGAR from the coding sequence ATGGCACGCGTCAAGAGGCGCTTCCCGACGTCGTTCGCGGAGCGCAACCGGATCGTCATCGCGATCATCGGGCTCGTCGCGCTGGCGGCGACGTTCTTCCTGACCTTCAACGCCGAGGGCCTGCCGGTGATCGGCGGCGGCGACAAGCACCAGGCCTACCTGGCCGAGACCGCGGGCCTGCGGGCCGGTGACGAGGTCCGGGTGGCCGGGGTCAAGGTCGGCAAGGTCACCGACGTCGAGCTCGACCGGGACCGGGTGCTGGTCACCTTCCGGGTCAAGGGCGTGCGGCTGGGCGAGGAGTCGACGGCCGGGGTCAAGATCAAGACCCTGCTCGGCAAGAAGTTCCTCTCCATCGACCCCCAGGGCACCGGTGAGCTCGAGGACCCGATCGCGCTCGACCACACCACCACGCCGTACGACGTCCAGGCGGCCTTCTCCCAGCTCTCGGAGAACCTCGGCGAGATCGACACCGACCAGATGGAGGACGCCCTCCAGACGATGGGCGAGGTGCTCGCCGACACCCCGGAGTCGGTGCGCGGCACGGTCAGCGGCCTGACCCGGCTCTCCGAGACCATCTCCAGCCGCGACGACGAGCTGGCCCGGCTGTTCAAGGCCACCGACGGCGTGACCGGGACGCTGGCCACGCGCAACGCCGAGATCGGCAAGCTGATCGACGACGGCGACCTGCTGCTCGAGGAGCTGGCCAACCGCCGCGAGGCGATCCGCCGGATGTTCAAGGCGACCAGGACCCTCGGCATCGAGCTGGCCGGCGTCGTGCGCGACAACGAGGCGCAGCTGCGCCCGGCCCTGGAGAAGCTCGACCAGGTCGCGGACATGCTCCAGCGCAACCAGCGCCACCTCAACGACGCCATCGCGGTGCTCGGCCCCTACTACCGGATGCTCACCGCGGCGATGGGCAACGGGCGCTGGGTCGACTCCTACATCTGCGGCCTGTTCGACGCCCAGGACGCGCCCGTCCTCGACAAGGACGTCGTCCGCGACTGCCGCCCCGGAGGTGCCCGATGA
- a CDS encoding MCE family protein, whose translation MKSPLMRWVAIVVGLAIVATGVVVGLKMLRPGTELTAEFDAAVGLYPGSDVQVLGVPVGKVTAVEPDGDKVKVTMKIDEGQKVAPGTGAVVVAPTLVSDRYVQLTEPWVSGPSIKDGTTIAQTAVPVEIDEMYRSLADVGEKLGPNGANRNGALSDFLTALAENLDGQGASINKMIGNFSDASATIAGFDQDFFATVRNLDTLNKTLLEHDKGVAGANEKLALVADYLAEDRENLSGSITELGKALSLLESFVKDNRAALKKSVDKLSGPTRVLVNQRKSLAEAVRLIPLALQNFIRAYDPGSNTISGRGNLNELTVWSKDGKSVRTSNDAPPVLLPGVDGGQ comes from the coding sequence ATGAAGTCCCCCCTGATGCGCTGGGTCGCGATCGTCGTCGGCCTCGCGATCGTCGCCACCGGGGTCGTGGTCGGCCTCAAGATGCTGCGTCCCGGCACCGAGCTCACCGCCGAGTTCGACGCGGCGGTCGGCCTCTACCCGGGCTCCGACGTCCAGGTGCTCGGCGTCCCCGTCGGCAAGGTCACCGCGGTCGAGCCGGACGGCGACAAGGTCAAGGTCACCATGAAGATCGACGAGGGCCAGAAGGTCGCGCCCGGCACGGGTGCGGTCGTTGTCGCGCCGACCCTGGTCAGCGACCGCTACGTGCAGCTCACCGAGCCGTGGGTCAGCGGTCCCTCGATCAAGGACGGCACCACGATCGCCCAGACCGCAGTCCCGGTCGAGATCGACGAGATGTACCGCAGCCTGGCCGATGTCGGTGAGAAGCTCGGTCCCAACGGCGCCAACCGCAACGGCGCGCTGTCCGACTTCCTGACCGCGCTGGCCGAGAACCTCGACGGCCAGGGCGCCTCGATCAACAAGATGATCGGCAACTTCTCCGATGCCTCGGCGACGATCGCCGGCTTCGACCAGGACTTCTTCGCCACGGTGCGCAACCTCGACACCCTCAACAAGACCCTGCTCGAGCACGACAAGGGCGTGGCGGGGGCCAACGAGAAGCTCGCCCTCGTCGCGGACTACCTCGCCGAGGACCGCGAGAACCTCTCCGGCTCGATCACCGAGCTCGGCAAGGCGCTGAGCCTGCTCGAGAGCTTCGTCAAGGACAACCGGGCCGCGCTCAAGAAGAGCGTCGACAAGCTCAGCGGCCCGACCCGGGTGCTGGTCAACCAGCGCAAGTCGCTGGCCGAGGCGGTGCGGCTGATCCCGCTCGCGCTGCAGAACTTCATCCGTGCCTACGACCCGGGCTCCAACACGATCTCCGGTCGCGGCAACCTCAACGAGCTCACCGTGTGGAGCAAGGACGGCAAGTCGGTGCGGACCTCGAACGACGCGCCCCCGGTGCTCCTGCCCGGCGTGGACGGAGGACAGTGA
- a CDS encoding MCE family protein yields MRAPTTRVRRTAAALLATVSLGLTGCGIIGGGVYDAPLPGGADVGDDPITITAEFTDVLDLVPQSNVKVDNVSVGRVTKVKLGSDGRTAVVEMVVRKDIDLPGQTIARLQQTSLLGEKYVALVRPEGGGAGAPVASRLTDGARLSTADTDAAATAEQVLGALSLVLSGGGVGQFQEISQELQKAGDGRTGEVKAFLTEVNRFVGVLDDRKEAITAAIDGLARLSKSLDDDKQQIVDVLDGLSPGMKVLTEQRPQLTRMLSALDRLSKVTVRTLDASQDDMVADLKALDPILTELAKAGDDLPRSMEILLTYPFPDSVLSAIKGDYLNVFITTNFRTPQGCSSYGCSWPQPIAGRPVTGGSGKGGARTEEPPPTMLPPTDSATPGLGTPTVPGPSILPTTPGGSPSGSAGTPSGSASGGTPSGSPSGSGSAPSQNDSRVAEGGE; encoded by the coding sequence ATGCGCGCACCCACCACCCGCGTCCGCCGTACGGCGGCGGCGCTGCTGGCCACCGTCAGCCTCGGCCTGACCGGCTGCGGCATCATCGGCGGCGGCGTCTACGACGCGCCCCTGCCCGGCGGCGCCGACGTCGGCGACGACCCGATCACGATCACCGCCGAGTTCACCGACGTGCTCGACCTGGTGCCCCAGTCGAACGTCAAGGTCGACAACGTCTCGGTCGGCCGGGTCACCAAGGTCAAGCTCGGCTCCGACGGCCGGACCGCGGTCGTCGAGATGGTCGTCCGCAAGGACATCGACCTGCCCGGCCAGACCATCGCCCGGCTGCAGCAGACCTCGCTGCTGGGCGAGAAGTACGTCGCCCTGGTCCGCCCCGAGGGCGGCGGCGCCGGCGCGCCCGTGGCGAGCCGGCTCACCGACGGCGCCCGGCTCAGCACGGCCGACACCGACGCCGCGGCGACCGCCGAGCAGGTGCTCGGCGCGCTCTCGCTCGTCCTCAGCGGCGGCGGGGTCGGGCAGTTCCAGGAGATCTCCCAGGAGCTGCAGAAGGCCGGTGACGGCCGGACCGGCGAGGTCAAGGCCTTCCTGACCGAGGTCAACCGGTTCGTCGGGGTCCTCGACGACCGCAAGGAGGCCATCACCGCGGCCATCGACGGTCTGGCCCGGCTCTCGAAGTCGCTCGACGACGACAAGCAGCAGATCGTCGACGTGCTCGACGGGCTCTCGCCCGGCATGAAGGTGCTCACCGAGCAGCGCCCCCAGCTGACCCGGATGCTCAGTGCCCTCGACCGGCTCTCCAAGGTCACCGTGCGCACGCTGGACGCGTCCCAGGACGACATGGTCGCCGACCTCAAGGCGCTCGACCCGATCCTGACCGAGCTGGCCAAGGCCGGGGACGACCTGCCGCGCTCGATGGAGATCCTGCTGACCTACCCGTTCCCGGACTCGGTGCTGAGCGCGATCAAGGGCGACTACCTCAACGTGTTCATCACGACGAACTTCCGCACCCCCCAGGGCTGCTCGTCGTACGGCTGCTCGTGGCCCCAGCCGATCGCCGGCCGTCCGGTGACCGGTGGCTCCGGCAAGGGCGGTGCCCGGACCGAGGAGCCGCCGCCGACCATGCTGCCGCCCACCGACAGCGCCACCCCGGGCCTGGGGACGCCGACCGTGCCCGGCCCGTCGATCCTGCCGACCACCCCGGGCGGCTCGCCGTCCGGCAGTGCGGGCACCCCGTCGGGCTCCGCGTCCGGCGGCACCCCGTCGGGATCGCCCTCCGGCAGCGGATCGGCGCCGAGCCAGAACGACTCCCGTGTCGCAGAAGGAGGCGAGTGA
- a CDS encoding MlaD family protein gives MQQLTRGVHVKLGLFVLVALLGTSYLGASYVGFTPFSSGYRLTVALPDAGGLFVNSEVTYRGVQVGEVTAMTPTSDGVDVSVEIDPGAPDIPADATAAVRNRSAIGEQYLDLRGSNDKEVLADGDHLSGGPEALPQDLAEVLRAGRDLAGSIPSESLTTVIDEGYDLSRGVGDDFGRLLRTSMEFQKAADDNFLVSASLIRNAKRVLQTQEESGSAIRSYSQDLALFSATLEDSDADLRTLIAATPGASREVSLLIRDVGQPLSILMNNLVSTATIFGVYSGGVRDTMIRLPEAVSIGWATTSGRGLNFGMVPTFFNPLPCVDGYGGTTQRRGTVTTDGPPLNTRAGCTAPRREGNVRGPRAVQGGSDSGVATRPGIDVADDLDDLLGGGQ, from the coding sequence ATGCAGCAGCTCACCCGCGGTGTCCACGTCAAGCTCGGCCTGTTCGTGCTCGTGGCGCTGCTCGGCACCAGCTACCTCGGTGCGTCGTACGTCGGGTTCACGCCGTTCAGCAGCGGCTACCGGCTGACCGTCGCGCTGCCCGACGCCGGGGGACTGTTCGTCAACTCCGAGGTCACCTACCGCGGCGTCCAGGTCGGTGAGGTCACCGCGATGACGCCGACCTCCGACGGCGTCGACGTGAGCGTCGAGATCGACCCGGGCGCCCCGGACATCCCGGCCGACGCGACCGCCGCGGTCCGCAACCGCTCGGCGATCGGCGAGCAGTACCTCGACCTGCGCGGGTCGAACGACAAGGAGGTGCTCGCCGACGGCGACCACCTCAGCGGTGGACCGGAGGCGCTGCCCCAGGACCTGGCCGAGGTGCTGCGGGCCGGGCGTGACCTGGCCGGCTCCATCCCGTCGGAGTCGCTGACCACCGTGATCGACGAGGGCTACGACCTCTCCCGCGGTGTCGGCGACGACTTCGGGCGCCTGCTGCGCACCTCGATGGAGTTCCAGAAGGCGGCCGACGACAACTTCCTGGTCAGCGCCTCGCTGATCCGCAACGCCAAGCGCGTGCTGCAGACCCAGGAGGAGTCCGGGTCCGCGATCCGCTCCTACAGCCAGGACCTGGCGCTCTTCTCGGCCACGCTCGAGGACTCCGACGCCGACCTGCGCACGCTCATCGCGGCCACGCCGGGCGCCTCGCGCGAGGTCAGCCTGCTGATCCGCGACGTGGGCCAGCCGCTGTCGATCCTGATGAACAACCTGGTCTCGACCGCGACCATCTTCGGGGTCTACTCCGGCGGGGTGCGCGACACGATGATCCGGCTGCCCGAGGCGGTCAGCATCGGCTGGGCGACCACCAGCGGGCGCGGGCTCAACTTCGGCATGGTGCCGACCTTCTTCAACCCGCTGCCGTGCGTCGATGGCTATGGTGGCACCACCCAGCGGCGCGGCACCGTGACGACCGATGGGCCGCCGTTGAACACGCGTGCCGGCTGCACCGCTCCGCGCCGCGAGGGCAACGTCCGCGGTCCGCGGGCGGTCCAGGGCGGCAGCGACAGCGGGGTGGCCACGCGCCCGGGTATCGACGTCGCCGACGACCTCGACGACCTGCTGGGCGGTGGGCAGTGA
- a CDS encoding class I SAM-dependent methyltransferase — translation MSEGAGTRSQRLFARWYPDVMQRAEDAGQAGIRARHLARAHGRVLDLGTGNGFSVPHYTAEVTELVLLEPNPALRAQLQRRTADIRARAWQIVDGDAYALPFEDGTFDTVAASLVFCSLDRPGAALAELARVLRPGGTFLFHEHVRGSGLRRVVQEVATPLQRRIADGCRPNRDFVGSLRRSPFTITELEELRMPGGAVTVVPMVVGAATTARP, via the coding sequence GTGAGCGAGGGAGCCGGAACCCGGAGCCAGCGCCTCTTCGCCCGCTGGTACCCCGACGTCATGCAGCGCGCGGAGGACGCCGGCCAGGCCGGGATCCGCGCCCGGCACCTGGCCCGCGCCCACGGCCGGGTGCTCGACCTGGGCACCGGCAACGGCTTCTCGGTCCCGCACTACACCGCCGAGGTCACCGAGCTGGTGCTGCTGGAGCCCAACCCGGCGCTGCGCGCCCAGCTCCAGCGCCGTACGGCGGACATCCGGGCGCGCGCCTGGCAGATCGTCGACGGCGACGCCTACGCGCTGCCGTTCGAGGACGGCACGTTCGACACGGTGGCCGCCTCGCTGGTCTTCTGCTCGCTCGACCGCCCCGGTGCGGCCCTCGCCGAACTGGCCCGGGTGCTGCGCCCGGGCGGCACCTTCCTGTTCCACGAGCACGTGCGGGGCTCTGGGCTGCGCCGCGTCGTCCAGGAGGTCGCGACCCCGCTCCAGCGCCGGATCGCCGACGGGTGCCGGCCCAACCGCGACTTCGTCGGCTCGCTGCGGCGCTCGCCGTTCACGATCACCGAGCTCGAGGAGCTGCGGATGCCCGGGGGAGCGGTGACCGTCGTCCCGATGGTGGTGGGGGCGGCTACGACCGCGCGTCCGTGA
- a CDS encoding mismatch-specific DNA-glycosylase, with protein sequence MARRTFTRAELESFRDAVVPDLLPNAPGQRLRLLFVGINPGLWTAATQTHFAHPGNRFYPALLRGGVITEPVDPADGMSDADRVMMRERGIGISNVVHRATAKASELSSEELRAGGVQLTELVAREKPEVVAIAGITAYRTAFGHPKAVMGRQPATLDDLWSGAELWVVPNPSGLNAHETVETLAAAYREVAVAAGIVTDARS encoded by the coding sequence GTGGCCCGTCGTACCTTCACCCGAGCCGAGCTGGAGTCCTTCCGCGACGCCGTCGTCCCCGACCTGCTGCCGAACGCCCCCGGCCAGCGGCTGCGGCTGCTGTTCGTGGGCATCAACCCGGGGCTGTGGACCGCCGCGACGCAGACCCACTTCGCCCACCCCGGCAACCGCTTCTACCCCGCGCTGCTGCGCGGTGGCGTGATCACCGAGCCGGTCGACCCCGCCGACGGGATGAGCGATGCCGACCGGGTGATGATGCGCGAGCGCGGGATCGGCATCAGCAATGTCGTCCACCGGGCCACGGCCAAGGCCTCCGAGCTGAGCAGCGAGGAGCTGCGCGCGGGCGGCGTCCAGCTCACCGAGCTCGTCGCGCGGGAGAAGCCCGAGGTCGTCGCGATCGCCGGGATCACGGCGTACCGGACGGCGTTCGGGCACCCCAAGGCGGTGATGGGCCGCCAGCCCGCGACGCTCGACGACCTGTGGTCCGGCGCCGAGCTGTGGGTGGTGCCGAACCCGAGCGGGCTCAACGCCCACGAGACCGTCGAGACGCTGGCCGCGGCCTACCGCGAGGTCGCGGTCGCGGCCGGGATCGTCACGGACGCGCGGTCGTAG
- a CDS encoding site-specific DNA-methyltransferase: MGAEPGAPWNTFAEGDNLDVLATLPDESYDLIYLDPPYNTGNGFVYHDDFKGKRGAGAAGRHASWLAYLRPRIEAGHRVLAETGAIFVSIDDHEAAYLRLLLDEVFGEANFLAQVVVNLNAKGRQLGKGFATAHEYVLVYAKNARRCVLDASSPHTVVEGDFPLATDDGRRYRRLPLRNTNKKFNPLSSPTLHFALWGDPETGQVAADPFAGAVEIKPVFGDGTPAVWRWSRPLIEERPDDLECRVVRGVRGDRVDVYQRDWRHPVGGRRKKLRTIWLAEEIGSTDTAVAELKDLVGHVFESPKPTGLLLRVLGTMPSDARVLDYFAGSGTTGHAVALANAADGGRRTCLSVNSAEPTRVGSNAERAGYATVAAVTRARLRAVAATVGGGYAELS; encoded by the coding sequence GTGGGCGCCGAGCCGGGAGCACCGTGGAACACCTTCGCCGAGGGCGACAACCTCGACGTGCTCGCGACGCTGCCCGACGAGTCGTACGACCTGATCTACCTCGATCCGCCCTACAACACCGGCAACGGCTTCGTCTACCACGACGACTTCAAGGGCAAGCGGGGCGCGGGCGCGGCCGGGCGGCACGCGTCCTGGCTGGCCTACCTGCGGCCGCGGATCGAGGCCGGGCACCGGGTGCTCGCCGAGACCGGCGCGATCTTCGTCAGCATCGACGACCACGAGGCGGCGTACCTGCGGCTGCTGCTCGACGAGGTGTTCGGCGAGGCCAACTTCCTGGCCCAGGTCGTGGTCAACCTCAACGCCAAGGGCCGCCAGCTCGGCAAGGGCTTCGCGACCGCGCACGAGTACGTCCTCGTCTACGCCAAGAACGCGCGGCGGTGCGTGCTCGACGCGTCGTCGCCGCACACGGTGGTCGAGGGGGACTTCCCGCTCGCGACCGACGACGGGCGCCGCTACCGGCGGCTGCCGCTGCGCAACACCAACAAGAAGTTCAACCCGCTCAGCTCGCCGACGCTGCACTTCGCGCTCTGGGGCGACCCGGAGACCGGGCAGGTCGCGGCCGACCCGTTCGCGGGCGCGGTCGAGATCAAGCCCGTCTTCGGCGACGGTACGCCGGCCGTGTGGCGCTGGTCGCGACCGCTGATCGAGGAGCGGCCCGACGACCTCGAGTGCCGGGTCGTGCGGGGCGTGCGCGGTGACCGGGTCGACGTCTACCAGCGCGACTGGCGCCATCCCGTCGGCGGGCGGCGCAAGAAGCTGCGCACCATCTGGCTCGCCGAGGAGATCGGCTCCACCGACACCGCGGTCGCCGAGCTCAAGGACCTGGTGGGTCACGTCTTCGAGTCGCCCAAGCCGACGGGCCTGCTGCTGCGGGTGCTCGGCACGATGCCGTCCGACGCCCGGGTGCTCGACTACTTCGCGGGGTCGGGCACCACGGGGCACGCCGTGGCGCTGGCCAATGCGGCCGACGGGGGACGGCGTACGTGCCTGTCGGTGAACTCCGCCGAGCCCACCCGGGTCGGCTCCAACGCCGAGCGGGCGGGCTACGCGACCGTCGCTGCGGTGACCCGGGCGCGGCTCCGGGCGGTGGCGGCGACGGTCGGCGGGGGCTACGCCGAGCTCAGCTGA
- a CDS encoding WS/DGAT/MGAT family O-acyltransferase, with translation MVSVPGFRPIDPTATAFLLAENRNMPMHVGGLQLFEPPAGAGPDYVRQMFESMRDTAQVSPLFLKHPYRSVKTGGTLVWREDEQFDIEHHVRHSALPQPGRVRELLELVGRLHSTRLAWERPLWETHVIEGLADGRVAMYTKLHHALVDGISAMRLMASVLSSDADRRHMPAPFAEGAARRRRPEPEGPESLPAAAVDAATTAARTLADLPGDAVRTALSVSADAAGMPLALVRTLRKGLKNETSAVSLAAPRTIFNQSITGARRFAAQDWPIERIRGVGKASGTTINDVVLAMCSGAMRTYLTELDALPDQSMVSMVPVGLKGRQAGTPSADGGNAIGSVMVRLATDKADPADRLRTIAASMKDGKEALSSMTPTQIVAMSAIGMAPSIVVPMLKMQGIVRPPYNLIISNVPGPRVPHYWNGAQLVGNYPVSIPINGMALNITCTSYAGNMGFGLTGCRRTVPHLQRLLTFLDDELAALEKAAGVS, from the coding sequence ATGGTCTCCGTGCCCGGCTTCCGCCCGATCGACCCGACCGCCACCGCGTTCCTCCTGGCGGAGAACCGCAACATGCCGATGCACGTGGGCGGCCTGCAGCTCTTCGAGCCGCCGGCCGGCGCGGGGCCCGACTACGTGCGCCAGATGTTCGAGTCGATGCGCGACACCGCGCAGGTCTCCCCGCTCTTCCTCAAGCACCCCTACCGGTCGGTCAAGACGGGCGGGACGCTCGTGTGGCGCGAGGACGAGCAGTTCGACATCGAGCACCACGTCCGGCACAGCGCGCTCCCCCAGCCGGGCCGGGTCCGCGAGCTGCTCGAGCTGGTCGGCCGGCTGCACTCCACCCGGCTCGCCTGGGAGCGGCCGCTGTGGGAGACCCACGTCATCGAGGGGCTCGCCGACGGCCGGGTCGCCATGTACACCAAGCTCCACCACGCGCTCGTCGACGGCATCTCGGCGATGCGGCTGATGGCGAGCGTGCTGTCCTCCGACGCCGACCGGCGCCACATGCCCGCGCCCTTCGCCGAGGGCGCCGCCCGGCGCCGGCGTCCCGAGCCCGAGGGACCCGAGTCGCTCCCGGCCGCCGCCGTCGACGCGGCGACCACCGCGGCCCGCACCCTCGCGGACCTGCCCGGCGACGCCGTCCGTACGGCGCTCAGCGTCAGCGCCGACGCCGCCGGCATGCCGCTGGCGCTGGTCCGCACCTTGCGCAAGGGCCTCAAGAACGAGACCTCGGCGGTCTCCCTCGCCGCGCCGCGGACGATCTTCAACCAGTCGATCACCGGCGCCCGCCGGTTCGCCGCGCAGGACTGGCCGATCGAGCGGATCCGCGGCGTCGGCAAGGCCAGCGGGACGACGATCAACGACGTCGTGCTCGCCATGTGCAGCGGCGCGATGCGCACCTACCTCACCGAGCTCGACGCGCTTCCCGACCAGTCGATGGTCTCGATGGTCCCGGTCGGCCTCAAGGGCCGCCAGGCCGGGACGCCGTCGGCCGACGGCGGCAACGCGATCGGCTCGGTCATGGTCCGCCTCGCCACCGACAAGGCCGACCCGGCCGACCGGCTGCGCACGATCGCCGCGTCGATGAAGGACGGCAAGGAGGCACTCTCGTCGATGACGCCCACCCAGATCGTCGCGATGAGCGCGATCGGCATGGCGCCCTCGATCGTCGTACCGATGCTCAAGATGCAGGGCATCGTGCGCCCGCCCTACAACCTGATCATCAGCAACGTGCCCGGGCCGCGCGTCCCGCACTACTGGAACGGCGCCCAGCTGGTCGGCAACTACCCCGTCTCCATCCCGATCAACGGCATGGCGCTCAACATCACCTGCACGTCGTACGCCGGCAACATGGGCTTCGGCCTGACCGGCTGCCGCCGTACCGTGCCGCACCTCCAGCGACTGCTGACCTTCCTGGACGACGAGCTCGCCGCGCTCGAGAAGGCGGCCGGCGTCAGCTGA
- a CDS encoding FG-GAP-like repeat-containing protein encodes MSDYTTPPGWYPDGDGWERRWDGTGWTADRRRMAEPPTPTQVRPVVAPTPPPAPPPAPAPAPQPAPAPPQPTPSYGQVPPAWSSPPAAPMPAAPTPAAPPRRRTALWAALAVVLVLLVGSGVTLAVLQPWSGDSAGGTDGKDGKDGTDDPTAAGIQGDLDGNGFGDVVYLVHLDYSHVQRVTASSNGKVFTTTSASVEPYAEPTTLHVDWDGDGVEEELRWAFVESGNQLTLSSGDPDFPGEQRFTLDLSSLKKYGVKIQVQAGDFDGDGHADLAVAGPDDKAVDISVLRGDGSGTFADPERWLALPNATIDSTTIRAGDFDDDGRTDLWTELPAEQLSDADYSGYYAGDRGYAMLRSTGKAFEPGAVSKVSIYEDAFLVGDVTGDGTTSLVGVSANTAKEQLVVTVYDLASGRPQPVTSFTGTSTIGNRALQGATLSDVDGDGKADVVFVVKAYKEKAFTGVQVMLSTGSAFDSALVWAETPPCADDSCRVVFPDTRRY; translated from the coding sequence TTGAGTGACTACACCACGCCTCCCGGGTGGTATCCGGACGGCGACGGCTGGGAACGTCGCTGGGACGGGACCGGCTGGACCGCCGACCGGCGCCGGATGGCGGAACCGCCCACCCCGACGCAGGTACGGCCGGTCGTCGCACCGACCCCGCCGCCCGCGCCGCCGCCCGCGCCGGCCCCTGCCCCGCAGCCTGCCCCGGCCCCGCCGCAGCCGACGCCGAGCTACGGCCAGGTCCCGCCGGCCTGGTCGTCGCCCCCGGCCGCACCGATGCCGGCCGCTCCGACGCCGGCCGCGCCGCCGCGCCGCCGTACGGCGCTCTGGGCGGCGCTGGCCGTGGTCCTGGTGCTGCTGGTCGGCTCGGGCGTCACGCTCGCCGTCCTGCAGCCCTGGTCCGGCGACTCCGCCGGCGGCACGGACGGCAAGGACGGCAAGGACGGCACCGACGACCCGACCGCGGCCGGGATCCAGGGCGACCTCGACGGCAACGGCTTCGGCGACGTGGTCTACCTGGTCCACCTCGACTACAGCCACGTGCAGCGGGTGACCGCGAGCAGCAACGGCAAGGTGTTCACGACGACGTCGGCCTCGGTCGAGCCCTACGCCGAGCCGACGACCCTGCACGTCGACTGGGACGGCGACGGGGTCGAGGAGGAGCTGCGCTGGGCGTTCGTCGAGTCCGGCAACCAGCTGACGCTCAGCTCGGGCGACCCGGACTTCCCCGGCGAGCAGCGGTTCACGCTCGACCTGTCCTCGCTCAAGAAGTACGGCGTCAAGATCCAGGTCCAGGCCGGCGACTTCGACGGTGACGGTCACGCCGACCTCGCGGTCGCGGGACCCGACGACAAGGCGGTCGACATCTCCGTGCTGCGCGGCGACGGCTCCGGCACGTTCGCCGACCCCGAGCGCTGGCTGGCCCTGCCCAACGCCACCATCGACAGCACGACCATCCGGGCCGGCGACTTCGACGACGACGGCCGGACGGACCTGTGGACCGAGCTTCCGGCCGAGCAGCTGAGCGATGCCGACTACTCCGGCTACTACGCCGGCGACCGCGGCTACGCGATGCTCCGCTCGACCGGCAAGGCCTTCGAGCCGGGCGCGGTCAGCAAGGTGAGCATCTACGAGGACGCCTTCCTGGTCGGCGACGTCACCGGCGACGGGACGACCAGCCTGGTCGGCGTCAGTGCCAACACCGCCAAGGAGCAGCTCGTCGTCACCGTGTACGACCTCGCGTCGGGCCGCCCCCAGCCCGTCACGTCGTTCACCGGCACGAGCACCATCGGCAACCGCGCGCTCCAGGGCGCGACCCTGAGCGATGTCGACGGCGACGGCAAGGCCGACGTGGTGTTCGTGGTCAAGGCCTACAAGGAGAAGGCGTTCACCGGCGTCCAGGTGATGCTCTCGACCGGCTCGGCGTTCGACTCCGCGCTGGTGTGGGCCGAGACGCCGCCGTGCGCGGACGACAGCTGCCGGGTCGTCTTCCCCGACACCCGCCGGTACTAG